From Pseudonocardia autotrophica, one genomic window encodes:
- a CDS encoding excalibur calcium-binding domain-containing protein, whose product MTITLRRRTATLVAAPVAAALLFAPAAWAQDTDVELCADLAAADVTIVDDLTVELQTRVALAVPTPPGISAGTSIGVVLDVLGCAADPEPEPTVDPTPTSDPEPDPVEPDPTAIPEPTSPVDPEPTTGASLSPQPSTPNDDAPFQWANCDAARAAGAAPVYVTDRGFHDGLDANSNGIGCEDVDGGKLYNPVLNGETAGDYSQTSIVPSGAAETGQM is encoded by the coding sequence TTGACCATCACGCTCAGACGCCGCACCGCCACCCTCGTCGCCGCCCCCGTCGCCGCGGCTCTGTTGTTCGCGCCGGCCGCGTGGGCACAGGACACCGACGTTGAGCTGTGCGCGGACCTCGCCGCCGCCGACGTCACCATCGTCGACGATCTCACTGTCGAGCTGCAGACGCGGGTCGCGCTCGCCGTTCCCACTCCCCCCGGTATCAGCGCGGGCACCAGCATCGGTGTGGTCCTGGATGTTCTCGGCTGCGCTGCTGACCCGGAGCCGGAGCCGACGGTCGATCCAACCCCTACCTCGGACCCGGAGCCTGATCCGGTCGAGCCTGACCCGACAGCCATCCCGGAGCCGACCAGCCCCGTCGACCCGGAGCCCACCACCGGTGCGTCACTCTCCCCGCAGCCGTCCACCCCCAACGACGATGCGCCGTTCCAGTGGGCCAACTGTGACGCCGCCCGCGCCGCCGGAGCCGCACCCGTCTACGTCACCGATCGTGGTTTCCACGACGGCCTCGACGCCAACAGCAACGGTATCGGCTGCGAAGACGTCGACGGCGGGAAGCTGTACAACCCGGTCCTGAACGGCGAGACAGCCGGCGACTACAGCCAGACCAGCATCGTCCCCTCGGGGGCCGCTGAGACCGGGCAGATGTGA
- a CDS encoding glycoside hydrolase family 16 protein, with protein MARHARPTSQPRSPRAVLGGAAVAAVILAASTATATAVAPAGKPTPPVGPAPVVECRTVGPVKPAPSNAPVKPSKPAPGKPPVSSPGTTAPPESPPPVSGTPSQGAGTTAAQLHGWGAPIPEASDDFNGTSLDTAKWSVYDSAGHDGNGRRTPERVTVQDGKLILTGLANGDSAGLASTFDQQYGRWEARVRSSQEDIGGTPLRPLLIVWPTSNLWPDHGEYDFFENPAPGVNHLQAFLHLPGHQPYRQEEARLDGVDTSQWQNIAFEWTPEHLKGYANGVEWFHFDRHNITGMPSGHLTIQLDADVPNGLNPATYEVDWVATYALS; from the coding sequence ATGGCCAGACATGCACGCCCCACCAGCCAGCCGCGTTCCCCTCGCGCGGTCCTCGGCGGCGCCGCGGTCGCAGCTGTCATCCTCGCCGCGTCCACCGCAACCGCCACCGCCGTCGCGCCTGCAGGGAAGCCGACCCCGCCGGTTGGACCGGCGCCAGTGGTGGAGTGCCGCACGGTTGGGCCGGTCAAGCCTGCACCGTCGAACGCCCCGGTGAAGCCGAGCAAGCCTGCACCAGGCAAGCCGCCCGTGTCGTCTCCGGGCACCACAGCGCCGCCTGAGTCGCCGCCTCCCGTGTCGGGAACACCGTCGCAGGGTGCAGGAACCACCGCCGCGCAGCTCCACGGGTGGGGTGCACCGATCCCCGAAGCGTCCGACGACTTCAACGGCACCAGCTTGGACACGGCGAAGTGGTCCGTGTACGACTCGGCCGGGCACGACGGGAACGGGCGCCGCACCCCGGAGCGGGTCACCGTCCAGGATGGGAAGCTGATCCTGACCGGTCTCGCGAACGGTGACTCCGCTGGGCTCGCGTCGACGTTCGACCAGCAGTACGGACGTTGGGAAGCACGGGTCCGTTCCTCGCAGGAGGACATCGGCGGCACCCCTCTTCGACCACTCTTGATCGTGTGGCCGACGTCGAACCTCTGGCCCGACCACGGTGAGTACGACTTCTTCGAGAACCCGGCCCCCGGTGTGAACCACCTGCAAGCTTTCCTTCATCTGCCCGGCCACCAGCCGTACCGGCAGGAAGAAGCACGCCTCGACGGCGTCGACACCAGCCAGTGGCAGAACATCGCGTTCGAATGGACCCCCGAGCACCTCAAGGGGTACGCGAACGGTGTCGAGTGGTTCCACTTCGACCGCCACAACATCACCGGCATGCCATCAGGTCATCTGACGATCCAGTTGGACGCCGACGTGCCGAACGGTCTGAACCCCGCCACCTACGAGGTCGACTGGGTCGCCACCTACGCCCTGAGCTGA
- a CDS encoding helix-turn-helix domain-containing protein, which produces MPTDEELEAMSDEVLIAGIWRSHHLVQTAAEIHAADRGRRVAHLHDRRGWSWPAIGRHFGVDQATAYRWAKPHLQRD; this is translated from the coding sequence GTGCCGACCGACGAGGAACTCGAAGCGATGAGCGACGAAGTGCTGATCGCCGGGATCTGGCGATCGCATCACCTCGTGCAGACCGCAGCAGAGATACACGCAGCGGACCGCGGACGCCGCGTCGCGCACCTGCACGACCGGCGAGGCTGGTCCTGGCCGGCGATCGGCCGACACTTCGGCGTGGACCAAGCCACCGCCTACCGATGGGCGAAGCCGCACCTGCAACGCGACTGA
- a CDS encoding M15 family metallopeptidase: protein MATINLRDYTRTAAQRGWGAGWPSCGGAKASGTAIVTADVSGTRFSVHKRIARLVDLLVDATERRGYLLKPGQCGGYNCRPIGGTSSPSNHSWGLAVDLNWNDNPMRRPLTTNMPSWMPAMWNRYGFAWGGHYTGTPDAMHFEAMGTPAQMDAMTALALRELAPGTPIPQPPAVTQPVAPIVATRRPHQEDTEMFIQTAEPPVGVTDPRKWPRKRFYYGFDPTGGWGGRGIIRVNFGPRGGCVHLARWWVRNADWNVNNRNRMHHWDHPLTPGGHLFAIAEDWQMDLRTRASGIEFDLAAPDGVHIFTTYEK from the coding sequence ATGGCCACCATCAACTTGCGCGACTACACCCGCACCGCCGCACAGCGTGGCTGGGGAGCCGGATGGCCATCCTGTGGCGGCGCGAAAGCATCGGGGACGGCGATCGTCACCGCCGACGTGTCCGGAACCCGGTTCTCCGTTCACAAACGCATCGCCCGCCTCGTCGACCTCCTCGTCGACGCCACCGAACGCCGCGGGTATCTGCTCAAGCCCGGCCAGTGCGGCGGCTACAACTGCCGACCCATCGGCGGCACCAGCTCCCCGTCGAACCACTCGTGGGGATTGGCTGTCGACCTCAACTGGAACGACAACCCGATGCGGCGCCCACTGACCACGAACATGCCGTCGTGGATGCCCGCCATGTGGAACCGGTACGGGTTCGCGTGGGGCGGCCACTACACCGGCACCCCCGACGCCATGCACTTTGAAGCGATGGGCACCCCCGCCCAGATGGACGCGATGACCGCACTCGCATTGCGGGAACTCGCACCCGGAACACCGATCCCCCAACCGCCTGCCGTCACCCAGCCCGTCGCTCCCATCGTCGCCACCCGCCGCCCCCACCAGGAGGACACCGAGATGTTCATCCAAACCGCCGAACCCCCGGTAGGTGTCACCGACCCCCGCAAGTGGCCGCGGAAACGCTTCTACTACGGCTTCGACCCCACCGGCGGCTGGGGCGGACGAGGGATCATCCGCGTCAACTTCGGCCCCCGCGGCGGCTGCGTGCACCTCGCCCGCTGGTGGGTCCGCAACGCCGACTGGAACGTGAACAACCGCAACCGGATGCACCACTGGGACCACCCACTCACCCCCGGCGGGCACCTGTTCGCGATCGCCGAGGACTGGCAGATGGACCTGCGTACCCGCGCGTCCGGCATCGAGTTCGACCTGGCCGCCCCCGACGGCGTCCACATCTTCACCACCTACGAGAAGTGA
- a CDS encoding C40 family peptidase, with product MARYRGRHRKPTHTARNLTVLGTTGAFALGAGSATPEQAYAQQSAWDVIAECESDNRNVENSSGSSASGYWQIIDGTWRANGGLEFAPRALLASKAEQLVVAQRIATNRGSLADWNASKGCWGDRISSEVPQAVVAEPEQRHEEVAPRPQPVTPVPPAPRAEPEQIAELAVPDKPAKPSKPKHAKPDPAPSSITPGKPSGKPAAAPVTSGGGGSSTTAGNAVTDAAQQLLGVPYVWGGTTASGVDCSGLVNVALKAAGIDPPRTARALQTWVTPIRQSDAQPGDLFFWSPNGGTATHTGIYLGGNKIIEASQPGTVVTIRDVYSGITFGRTP from the coding sequence ATGGCGCGCTACCGTGGACGTCACCGCAAACCCACCCACACCGCCCGGAACCTCACGGTCCTCGGCACCACCGGCGCGTTCGCTCTCGGCGCCGGCAGCGCCACCCCCGAGCAGGCCTATGCGCAGCAGTCCGCGTGGGATGTCATCGCCGAATGCGAGTCCGACAACCGGAACGTCGAGAACAGCAGCGGCTCCTCCGCGTCCGGCTACTGGCAGATCATCGACGGGACGTGGAGGGCGAACGGCGGCCTGGAGTTCGCTCCCCGTGCGCTCCTCGCGAGTAAGGCGGAGCAGCTGGTCGTGGCGCAGCGCATCGCCACCAACCGCGGCAGCCTGGCGGACTGGAACGCGTCGAAGGGCTGTTGGGGTGACCGGATCTCGTCGGAGGTTCCGCAGGCTGTAGTCGCCGAGCCGGAGCAGAGGCATGAGGAGGTCGCGCCGCGCCCTCAGCCGGTCACCCCCGTCCCGCCTGCACCTCGGGCTGAGCCGGAGCAGATCGCCGAACTCGCGGTCCCAGACAAGCCTGCTAAGCCGTCGAAGCCGAAGCATGCGAAGCCTGACCCGGCGCCGTCGAGCATCACCCCCGGAAAGCCGTCTGGGAAGCCTGCCGCAGCACCGGTGACCAGCGGCGGGGGCGGGTCGAGCACCACGGCCGGGAACGCTGTCACCGACGCTGCACAGCAGCTCCTCGGTGTCCCCTACGTGTGGGGTGGCACCACAGCGAGCGGGGTGGACTGCTCCGGTCTCGTCAACGTCGCCTTGAAGGCTGCCGGGATCGACCCGCCCCGCACCGCACGAGCCCTACAGACATGGGTCACCCCCATCCGGCAGTCCGACGCCCAGCCTGGTGACCTGTTCTTCTGGTCCCCGAACGGTGGTACCGCCACCCACACCGGTATCTACCTCGGCGGCAACAAAATCATCGAAGCGTCGCAGCCCGGAACCGTCGTAACGATCCGGGACGTGTACAGCGGGATCACCTTCGGCCGCACCCCCTAA
- a CDS encoding sortase domain-containing protein, producing MARAGLRLTVILVACLAVMTAACTSGSGWPEPQAAPVNPAPVGLHIPTIDVSVDEVMGLAVDDNGAVEVPPVDSPELLGWYTPGPGVGEAGPTVLLGHVNGGGLDGVFARLHELAPGDDIQVPTSTGTTTYQVDRVQTIDKTDFPTRDVYGDTDRDTLRLVTCGGTWDPVAESYEAQVIVYATEA from the coding sequence GTGGCGCGGGCTGGGCTGCGCCTCACCGTCATCCTGGTCGCCTGCCTCGCCGTGATGACGGCGGCGTGCACGAGCGGCAGCGGCTGGCCGGAACCGCAGGCGGCACCCGTCAACCCAGCACCGGTCGGGTTGCACATCCCCACCATCGACGTGTCGGTGGATGAGGTGATGGGGCTTGCTGTCGACGACAACGGCGCCGTGGAGGTTCCACCCGTCGATTCCCCGGAGCTGCTGGGCTGGTACACCCCCGGACCCGGTGTCGGCGAGGCCGGGCCGACCGTGCTGTTGGGGCATGTGAACGGTGGTGGCCTCGACGGGGTGTTCGCACGACTGCACGAACTCGCACCCGGCGACGACATCCAGGTCCCCACCTCCACCGGGACCACCACCTACCAGGTGGACAGGGTGCAGACCATCGACAAAACCGACTTCCCCACCCGCGACGTGTACGGCGACACCGACCGCGACACGCTGCGGCTGGTCACCTGCGGTGGGACGTGGGATCCGGTCGCAGAGTCCTACGAAGCGCAGGTCATCGTGTACGCGACGGAGGCATGA